Below is a window of Synergistaceae bacterium DNA.
TAATTTAATTCTCGCTTGATAATTTAAAACTTGAAAATTTTTTACTGGAGGGATTGATTTATTCAAAGTCTCTCCAGTTTTTTATGGCATAATATTTATATTTTCATGAAGGGAGATATTTATATGAGAGTCAAGAAAATTTTATTTGCGTTGGCTATAATATTTATTTTAGCTGGTACTGCATTTGCTGATTCAAGGGTCGAAATGATTCGCTGGAAGTGTTCAGATTGCGGCAAAGAGTTTTACACGTTCAAAGGCGATTACACGCTCGATGATTTAGTTTTCAGGGATCATAAACATCAATCTGATACACTCTTCAAATTAAGTAATAGAAATTGGCATATAGATAATTGCAGAGGCTCAAAGGCTCATAGTTTCAGGCGTTCAAATGACAGGTCATATAGAGTCTCGGAGTTATCAAGAATGCTGAATAAAATTATTGCAGTCAGGCGCGGGGGATCATTACGAGTCAATCTCATTGAGTGGCGTTGCAAATTATGCGGCAAAACTTTTTATTCACTCGGCGATAATCTGAATATTAAGCGGTCAGACAAACAGCATGATAAAGTTTTATCACTAGGGAGCCGGCGTTCGATTCCTAGATGCTCAAACAGGGATAATCATAATATTCACGTTTTCGAGAGAAGGAGATCAAGCAGTGCAAGAAGCTGGGAGATTGCGGGACTGCTCGATGATATTTACTGGGTGAAGGACTAATTTTTTTAAGACTCATAGAATCAAGAAAGAGACAAGGTTTTAACGCCCTGCCTCTTTTTTTTTGCGGAATAAATATTTATTTTCCAGCCTGATTAACTTTAAGTTCTGTTTCTTCCGTTAAGTTGTCTCCGACCTTAGCAGTGAATTTTATCGTGCCTATTCTGGGAGAACCGTTATTCTCGGCAACCTGAAATCTTATAGGATATTGATTCTCGCCTGTTGCACTGCCGCTCGTTTCTGTGAATGTGATCCAGTCTACATCTGATGACACTGTCCAGCTGCCTTCAGAAAGTACACTGAATCCAAGTCCGGCGGATTTGTCTCCCTTTGCGTCGATGTCAAAAGTTTTCATCTCGACCCATGAATGTTTAGGCATATCGAGATTTACTACACCGTACTTATCAAATCTCGGATATCTTCGTCCGCCGTCCCACTCGTAATTACCACTCCACGTAACGCCTTCGCCTTCTCCAAAGCAGAAGCCCTCTCTCCAGAAGAAATTAACTCTCATGAGAAGTGTTTTAGTATCTTGTTTGCTCCATATGGAT
It encodes the following:
- a CDS encoding BACON domain-containing protein, with the translated sequence MRVNFFWREGFCFGEGEGVTWSGNYEWDGGRRYPRFDKYGVVNLDMPKHSWVEMKTFDIDAKGDKSAGLGFSVLSEGSWTVSSDVDWITFTETSGSATGENQYPIRFQVAENNGSPRIGTIKFTAKVGDNLTEETELKVNQAGK